DNA sequence from the Vicia villosa cultivar HV-30 ecotype Madison, WI linkage group LG3, Vvil1.0, whole genome shotgun sequence genome:
TACCTGGTAAAACCCCCCCAAATCATGAGCACTAACTAGTTCAAtaagaaaatttgtttttatctagTTAAAAAAAAACGGTATGTTCGTTTACTTGCACAAAATAAGACGaaaacaaaacacacacacatcaAATGTGAAAACAAAAAAGTCGGTGTCGTAAATGCCCTCCACTCTCACTGTCTAATACACAACAACACCCATATGCTCCCTCCTCTGGGCTTTGGTTTGTTTCATTCACTTCTCTCAATTCCCATTACTATGAACCTCATAATCATAAccaaccctaaccctaaatcaaATCTCTAACAACACTCACACAAACACATCGTTATGGGGCAAGAAAATCACTTAACTCAAAAGAGAACAACCAGCGTCGGAGGCTTACCAACCTCCACAACAACAACCCCAACCTCCTCACGTAACCGAGCTCTTCCACGTGGCCGTCAGATCCAGAAAACATTCAACAACATCAAGATCACAATTCTATGCGGATTTGTTACAATTCTCGTCCTACGTGGCACCATCGGTGTTAATCTCGGGACGACGCAAAACGACGCTGTGAATCAGCATGTTATCGAGGAAACGAACCGGATCCTCGCGGAGATCCGATCTGATTCCGATCCGGCCGATCGGAATCAAACCGAGACTTTTATGAGTTTGAATGAGACTTATGCGCTGGGTCCTAAGATCCGGAATTGGGATACAGAGAGGAGAAGTTGGCTTGGGAAGAATCCTGAGTACCCTAATTTTGTTAGAGGGAAACCGAGGATCATGCTTCTTACGGGTTCGCCGCCGAAACCGTGTGATAATCCTATTGgggatcattatcttttgaaatctATTAAGAATAAGATCGATTATTGCAGGTTAGTGCTGTTTTTGCTTCCAATTTTTTTGTATTGTAATGTTTAGTAATGCTCAATTTTGTTTGTTTGCTGTGAGTTGAAATTGATTTTGCCTTGGAATCTGATTTTCATAGGCAAATGTTAGTAAAGTGGTGCTTAATGCTTTATGTTACTTTCCATGATTTGGATGCTAGACTTTATAATGAGAACTCTTTGAAAAAATAAGCTTGTGTTAGCTTGATAATTTTTCATCAAATCTTACAAGATTTATAGTAGAAACCAACGTAATGTACATTACTTCACTTTGAAGCTTAATTTCAACGCAATCAATTTTGTAGATCAAACTTATTCATAATTGAGTTTAAAAATGCTGGCCCGGCTTTGTCTTTTGTGTTCTGTTGTAAGTGATTTAACTTGTTATTTAGTGCAAAGGTTACTTTTTTCATTATATGCTTTTATCTGTGATATTTATGGCTAATGCTATGGTGCACAAGTGGAATAAGTCTCGAACGATGCACacttttttaaccattagattattAAGCACCAACCTGTAATGATAAACTCACCATGCCATCACATCATATCCACTCCCTCTTCTTCGCCTTCTCTGCCCTCTCTATTCTAGCGTGGTTGTATTGGCTTATTTTAATGGAAATTTCCAGTTTGGTTATGACAGATTCATaacttcatatgctaatgtagcAATAGTATACAATAGCCCTATGGTTCTGTTATGCATCTATATCTATAATTTGCTTCTAGGTGAAAACATTGTTCACCCCAATGTCGTTAGGCTTTTAATGCTTTTCAAATTCATTAAGTATTAATTAAAGGTCTTAATGTTGTCGATGCCATATAAACATGCCAGACGGGAATTCCTTCACAAATTTCCTATGGCAGTTGTCCAAAACTTTGTCGTGCCATGACCGCCATTTAATAACACTGAAAATGCTTAAGTGGAATTCTTTTGGGAAGTGAAGAATCAAAGAAAAGTCATACTTTTCTGTGACATGTATCATGATCGGCAGAAAACATAAAAACAGTTGAATAAACTATATTTTCATAAGAAATTTCATTCGTCCTAAAGTGGTGTGCCCAAAATAGATCTTCCGGTAGTATTAATTTATGTGATTTTTGTAAGGTTGGTTTGGGACATAAAAATTGTTGAAGTTGAAGTCAGGGAGGGGGAGAAGATGGAGTAGGTTTTGTGTGGTAGAGTACATATGGCCGGACTTAATGATCTATGGTGAAAAAAACTTGTGCACAAGACCTATATACCACTTGTGCACAGTAGAATTAGCCTATTTTAATATCTACAATGAGCGGTTTGGATCCGTTTTTGGAAAATgagataataaatttaaaaatagttatttatttttcaagTATGAGCTGTTCATTTAAGTTGAAATTAGCTTTCAGAAACTCTCACTTAATTTTTCCATAAATGACTCTTAGTTTACAGAAATTTTTCCGGAAGAGAAGAAACTTGTTTGCTCTAAAATGCTTGAAGTTGATTTGAATTTATGCTGAATATATCTTCATTAACTACAGTTGTAATAAAGCCCGTGTATTATATTCTAATCTGCAGATTGCATGGCATTGAAATTGTGTACAACATGGCTCACTTGGACATGGAGCTTGCAGGTTACTGGGCCAAATTGCCCATGATTCGGAGGCTCATGTTATCACACCCTGAGGTGGAGTGGATTTGGTGGATGGACAGTGATGCTTTCTTCACGGACATGGTGTTTGAGCTTCCCATGAGTAAATATAATGATTATAATATGATTCTTCATGGGTATCCTGATTTGTTGTTCGAGCAGAATTCTTGGATTGCGGTGAACACAGGAAGCTTTTTGTTTCGCAATTGTCAATGGTCCTTGGATTTGCTCGATGCTTGGGCCCCCATGGGCCCAAAAGGACCAATTCGGGAGGAAGCTGGAAAGATTTTGACAGCAAATCTCAAAGGAAGGCCTGCATTTGAGGCTGATGATCAATCGGCATTGATATATTTATTGTTGTCAAAGAAGGACAAATGGATGGAGAAGGTATTTCTTGAGAATTCTTTTTATTTGCATGGTTATTGGGCTGGATTGGTGGATCGGTATGAAGAGATGATGGAGAAGTATCATCCAGGGTTAGGGGATGAGAGGTGGCCTTTTGTAACACATTTTGTGGGGTGTAAGCCTTGTGGAAGTTATGGAGATTATCCAGTGGAGAGATGCCTTAGTAGCATGGAGAGGGCTTACAATTTTGCCGATAATCAAGTGCTTAAGCTCTATGGGTTTAGGCACCGTGGATTGTTAAGTCCTAAAATCAAGCGGATCAGGAATGAGACGGTTACTCCTTTGGATTTTGTAGACCAGTTTGACATACGAAGGCAACCTGCAGGCAAGGTGGAATCAAGAAATTAGATTAAGGTTTCAAATTGCAGTTTTTGATACTATGGTTGATAATTGCAGTCAATACAACCTCAATTGCTGTCACGAAATTAGAGaaacattgatatttgatttcACCTGAAACATTCATGGTGCGGTGGTTCCAGAATGTAATTTAAAACCATGAGGAAAGTAACATGTCTGGGGTGGTAATGCATAGGCTATATTTATAAGTGGAATATGATGCGAAGACGGTGAAACATGtaactttttctcttttgttttattgTCTTGGTAAGTTAATAGGAACACCATATAGGATAAAATTCTTTCTTCATACAAGTTGTTATTTTTCTGTATCATGTTGA
Encoded proteins:
- the LOC131662582 gene encoding probable xyloglucan 6-xylosyltransferase 3 — encoded protein: MGQENHLTQKRTTSVGGLPTSTTTTPTSSRNRALPRGRQIQKTFNNIKITILCGFVTILVLRGTIGVNLGTTQNDAVNQHVIEETNRILAEIRSDSDPADRNQTETFMSLNETYALGPKIRNWDTERRSWLGKNPEYPNFVRGKPRIMLLTGSPPKPCDNPIGDHYLLKSIKNKIDYCRLHGIEIVYNMAHLDMELAGYWAKLPMIRRLMLSHPEVEWIWWMDSDAFFTDMVFELPMSKYNDYNMILHGYPDLLFEQNSWIAVNTGSFLFRNCQWSLDLLDAWAPMGPKGPIREEAGKILTANLKGRPAFEADDQSALIYLLLSKKDKWMEKVFLENSFYLHGYWAGLVDRYEEMMEKYHPGLGDERWPFVTHFVGCKPCGSYGDYPVERCLSSMERAYNFADNQVLKLYGFRHRGLLSPKIKRIRNETVTPLDFVDQFDIRRQPAGKVESRN